The following proteins are co-located in the Castanea sativa cultivar Marrone di Chiusa Pesio chromosome 8, ASM4071231v1 genome:
- the LOC142606308 gene encoding G-type lectin S-receptor-like serine/threonine-protein kinase RLK1 gives MVLVLPHLLVFLLVLLPMSSIAQNNGNVTVGNSLTATDNTTSWLSPSGDFAFGFRRLSNQKDLFLLSIWFDKIPDKTVVWYARDDKSISIGGANPVPRGSKVELDADKGLVLMGPQGDELWRSNPIVGTVSYGVMSNTGNFVLQDSNFNNLWQSFEVPKDTLLPSQTVETSAGVVLYSRQSETNFSKGRFFLKLQDDGDLVLNTINLPTDNANDPYYNSGTDATVGDSGTSGTAGKQLVFNNSGYIYILRENNQTFLLSQVKLDSTAGFYFRATLNFDGVFTQYSHPKNSNANGSWTSLWSMPDNLCLATVSNSGSGTCGYNSICTLKSDRRPKCDCPMGYSLLDPNDQYGSCQPDFIQGCQEDKLSPGKDLYSFGVLIKTDWPNADYAFLKPYSEDQCKQSCMEDCMCAVAIHRLGDSCWKKKLPLSNGRVDESLNGGKAFIKIRNSSSIPRQQGPHFPFNPESRKKNQENLILVGSVLLGGSLCSLRCACCSLSLATFSLHQTLAL, from the coding sequence ATGGTACTTGTTCTTCCTCACCTTCTTGTTTTCTTACTAGTCCTGCTACCAATGTCTTCTATCGCACAAAATAATGGTAATGTTACTGTTGGCAACTCTCTCACAGCCACAGACAACACCACTTCGTGGCTATCGCCTTCTGGTGATTTTGCCTTTGGGTTTCGCCGACTCAGCAACCAGAAAGATCTCTTCCTTCTATCTATTTGGTTTGACAAAATACCAGATAAAACCGTAGTTTGGTATGCTAGAGATgataagagcattagcattggtgGCGCTAACCCTGTACCAAGGGGATCAAAAGTTGAGCTAGATGCTGACAAAGGGCTAGTCCTTATGGGTCCTCAAGGGGATGAGTTATGGAGATCTAATCCAATTGTTGGTACTGTATCCTATGGCGTTATGAGCAACACAGGCAACTTTGTACTTCAAGATAGCAACTTTAATAACTTATGGCAGAGCTTCGAAGTTCCCAAAGATACATTGTTGCCTTCACAAACTGTGGAAACATCAGCTGGGGTGGTGCTTTATTCTCGTCAATCAGAGACCAACTTTTCCAAGGGAAGATTTTTCCTAAAGTTGCAGGATGATGGGGATCTTGTGCTCAATACCATAAACTTGCCCACGGATAATGCTAATGACCCTTATTATAATAGTGGAACTGATGCTACTGTTGGTGATTCTGGTACCTCGGGTACTGCTGGTAAACAACTGGTGTTCAACAATTCAGGCTACATTTACATTCTGAGAGAGAACAACCAAACGTTTCTTCTAAGCCAGGTAAAGCTAGACTCAACTGCTGGTTTCTATTTTAGAGCCACTCTCAACTTTGATGGAGTTTTCACCCAATATTCTCACCCAAAGAATTCCAATGCCAATGGAAGCTGGACTTCGCTCTGGTCTATGCCAGATAATCTTTGTCTTGCTACTGTTTCCAACTCAGGCAGTGGCACTTGTGGATATAACAGTATCTGCACCCTTAAATCAGATCGAAGGCCGAAGTGTGATTGCCCCATGGGTTACTCCTTACTTGATCCAAATGACCAGTATGGCAGCTGCCAGCCAGACTTCATACAGGGTTGTCAAGAAGACAAGCTAAGTCCTGGAAAAGATCTGTATTCTTTTGGAGTGCTAATAAAAACAGATTGGCCAAACGCAGACTACGCGTTCCTCAAGCCTTATTCTGAAGATCAATGCAAACAGTCTTGCATGGAAGATTGTATGTGTGCTGTTGCCATTCACAGATTAGGTGATAGTTGTTGGAAGAAGAAGCTACCTCTCTCTAATGGTAGAGTGGACGAAAGCCTTAATGGTGGGAAGGCTTTTATCAAAATTAGAAACAGTAGTTCCATCCCACGTCAGCAGGGTCCTCACTTTCCATTTAATCCAGAATCAAGGAAGAAGAATCAGGAAAATTTGATCCTCGTGGGGTCGGTGCTTCTTGGTGGCTCTCTGTGCTCTCTGCGTTGTGCTTGCTGCAGTCTCTCTCTCGCCACATTCTCACTTCATCAAACACTTGCACTTTAG